A genomic segment from Rhinatrema bivittatum chromosome 19, aRhiBiv1.1, whole genome shotgun sequence encodes:
- the LOC115081063 gene encoding uncharacterized protein C53C9.2-like: MGNWLSRRKRAMRGLTFSRSGCFASYFDKRRGIEDLGDGDRGDICKPRSAKEDRDCSKEQWAAAKLYQDPEECPLLASSDVFLTMKQIGECSQFAGNTTGNPRRFQGSRTLCYIPEESEEDERGKAVDKEETEEEETEEGSEEETEEDEETEEEDEETEEEEELEVVCM, translated from the exons ATGGGGAACTGGCTTTCGAGGAGGAAGAGGGCAATGAGAGGACTTACCTTCAGCAGATCAGGCTGCTTTGCATCCTATTTTGATAAAAGGAGAGG cATTGAGGACCtaggagatggagacagaggtgACATCTGTAAACCCAGGTCGGCGAAAGAGGACAGGGACTGCTCCAAAGAGCAATGGGCAG CTGCAAAGCTCTATCAGGACCCAGAGGAGTGTCCCTTGCTGGCATCAAGCGATGTCTTCCTGACCATGAAGCAGATAGGCGAGTGCTCCCAATTTGCAGGGAACACTACAGGAAACCCACGCAGGTTTCAGGGGTCCAGGACCCTCTGTTACATCCCGGAAGAGAGTGAAGAAGACGAGAGAGGAAAGGCAGTAGATAAAGAGGAGACTGAAGAAGAGGAGACTGAGGAAGGATCTGAGGAGGAGactgaggaggatgaggagactgaggaggaagatgaggagactgaggaggaggaggagctggaggtgGTGTGCATGTAG